A part of Paenibacillus sp. IHBB 10380 genomic DNA contains:
- a CDS encoding Dph6-related ATP pyrophosphatase: MSEVIDWKNGANGHKFIASFSGGKDSVLALYKAMKVGEAVGLIVMLEEEGKRSRSHGMPPDLIRAQAESIGLPVSTAATSWTDYEEIFMRLLEKAKNQGVEVLVTGDLDVPVHGCWHDKVTKNAGLKLGMPLWEMNHREVVEEFINLGFVTIIVTVNLSLGMREDDLGRTLTHEYVKELEARGIDPCGEGGEFHTTVIDGPIFKTPIPVRKCEILKDGNYAFLPLELDKMADMGTL; the protein is encoded by the coding sequence ATGTCAGAAGTTATTGATTGGAAAAATGGTGCTAACGGACATAAGTTTATAGCTTCTTTTAGCGGAGGAAAAGATAGTGTATTAGCACTATATAAAGCAATGAAGGTTGGAGAAGCAGTTGGACTAATCGTGATGTTGGAGGAAGAAGGGAAACGTTCCAGATCGCATGGAATGCCACCAGATCTAATACGTGCCCAAGCTGAATCTATAGGTTTACCTGTATCTACTGCAGCTACAAGTTGGACAGATTATGAAGAAATCTTTATGCGTCTTTTAGAAAAAGCTAAAAATCAGGGAGTAGAAGTGTTAGTAACTGGAGATTTGGATGTGCCTGTTCATGGTTGTTGGCATGATAAGGTTACAAAAAATGCTGGATTAAAGCTTGGGATGCCTCTATGGGAAATGAATCATCGTGAAGTTGTCGAAGAGTTCATAAATCTAGGATTTGTAACGATCATTGTAACTGTAAATTTATCATTAGGAATGAGAGAAGACGATTTAGGGCGAACTTTAACCCATGAATATGTGAAGGAGCTTGAAGCTCGTGGTATTGACCCGTGTGGAGAAGGTGGAGAGTTCCATACCACAGTAATAGATGGTCCAATTTTTAAAACTCCTATTCCCGTTCGTAAATGTGAGATCCTTAAGGATGGAAATTATGCTTTTTTGCCATTAGAGCTAGATAAGATGGCGGATATGGGCACATTATAA
- a CDS encoding methyl-accepting chemotaxis protein, which yields MDLKKISKSKSLILTSNLLLAIVFIGIISLNVVFSYQGQKKAYEEQFYGYGTVLKRQIETNLSLIQEASQIVVNKQSPTADAFVLLRNQLFAMTDSDVNIPSVYLMLPDKVERDGKKFLVNLQTEIDIETTLPGTEYEMNATFETALDRAIKDDFTITPSYTDVEGTWVTYVSSIKDDKGKVIAILGIDFDYAVVQKSLSSMLWSNIIRGGIFSVIAIVIIAFMVRIALRPLHRLAEVSKLAAQGDLTVTLPVTSMNEIGQAASAFNIMMVSLRELTNSIQHSSLEVSESATNLQRSAEQTAHATNEISEAIEQIAFDSDTQLQSTQECQKAMTEMAIGIQRIAESSSVVSELAADTTKRAATGDTIVMNAVDQMQTIEVNLSSTVGTMKELEELSGRIGDILSMIADVSSQTNLLALNASIEAARAGEHGKGFAVVAHEIRKLAERSMSSSGQIGEILEGIRVRTGRVVESLEYSAAEAHIGTKITTEAGDSFRAIVQAIRQVSDQVQEVSAASEQMSAGSEQIAASLDELGRISSSSALHSQRVAASSEEQLTSMEEVASSSEQLLELASNLNNGISRFRV from the coding sequence ATGGATTTAAAAAAAATCTCAAAATCAAAAAGCTTGATCCTAACGAGTAATCTGTTGTTGGCGATCGTATTTATCGGTATCATCAGCTTAAACGTTGTATTCTCCTACCAAGGGCAAAAAAAGGCATACGAAGAGCAGTTCTACGGGTACGGTACAGTTTTAAAGAGGCAAATAGAAACAAATCTTAGCCTCATTCAAGAGGCCAGCCAAATTGTCGTTAACAAACAGTCTCCAACCGCGGATGCTTTCGTTCTTTTGAGAAACCAGCTTTTTGCCATGACGGATAGTGATGTGAATATTCCCAGCGTTTATCTCATGTTACCCGATAAAGTCGAACGAGACGGCAAAAAATTCCTCGTTAATCTGCAAACTGAAATTGACATAGAAACGACGCTGCCGGGTACGGAATATGAAATGAACGCCACATTCGAGACTGCTCTTGACCGGGCTATTAAAGACGATTTCACGATAACTCCCTCCTACACGGACGTCGAAGGTACTTGGGTGACATATGTATCATCGATTAAGGACGATAAAGGGAAAGTCATCGCAATCTTAGGCATCGATTTTGATTACGCAGTCGTCCAGAAAAGCTTATCGAGCATGCTCTGGAGCAACATCATACGCGGGGGAATATTTTCTGTTATTGCCATCGTGATCATTGCGTTTATGGTACGGATCGCACTTCGTCCACTTCATCGTCTTGCAGAAGTGTCGAAACTAGCCGCGCAAGGCGACTTGACCGTAACCTTGCCGGTAACAAGCATGAATGAAATCGGCCAGGCAGCTTCGGCATTCAATATCATGATGGTCAGCTTGCGCGAGCTGACGAACAGCATACAGCATTCGTCGCTCGAAGTGTCCGAATCGGCGACAAATTTGCAGAGAAGCGCCGAACAGACAGCACATGCGACTAACGAAATATCCGAAGCGATTGAACAAATAGCATTCGATTCCGATACGCAACTCCAAAGCACGCAGGAATGTCAAAAGGCGATGACGGAGATGGCCATCGGCATCCAGCGAATTGCCGAGTCATCCAGCGTCGTTTCGGAGCTTGCAGCAGATACGACAAAACGGGCTGCAACCGGCGACACTATAGTTATGAACGCTGTTGATCAGATGCAGACGATTGAAGTAAATCTATCTTCGACGGTAGGAACAATGAAGGAGCTTGAGGAACTGAGTGGCCGAATCGGGGATATTCTCTCGATGATCGCGGATGTCTCTAGCCAGACGAACCTGCTGGCACTTAATGCCTCAATCGAAGCGGCGCGAGCCGGGGAGCATGGTAAAGGCTTCGCAGTTGTCGCACATGAGATTCGCAAGCTCGCTGAACGGTCCATGTCATCCTCTGGGCAGATCGGAGAGATCCTGGAAGGAATCAGAGTCAGAACCGGCAGAGTGGTCGAATCGCTAGAGTATTCTGCGGCTGAAGCACACATTGGGACGAAGATTACGACCGAGGCTGGCGACAGCTTCCGCGCGATTGTTCAGGCTATTCGCCAAGTATCCGATCAGGTGCAGGAAGTATCGGCCGCTTCCGAACAAATGTCGGCCGGCAGTGAGCAAATCGCCGCTTCGCTTGATGAGCTTGGGCGCATCTCTTCCTCGTCCGCGCTTCACTCGCAGCGCGTCGCCGCTTCCTCCGAGGAGCAGCTTACCTCGATGGAGGAGGTAGCGAGTTCATCTGAGCAGCTGCTTGAATTGGCCAGCAATCTGAACAATGGCATCAGCAGATTTCGCGTGTAA
- a CDS encoding DUF4291 domain-containing protein, giving the protein MEYIKEVFAQSDRQCIRVYQAYNPVIAKEAVALQTFGENFNLNRMTWIKPSFLWMMYRSNWGTKKNQECILALDVYMEKFNELLREAVLTSPDSMIYKGSTQWEKAFEETTVYCQWDPDRNVNGNSINRAAIQIGLKGTTLKEFLADGIYRIEDLTPLVKKWNVQRKQGKLNSKNLPIERIYPIKNNEIRIRLDM; this is encoded by the coding sequence ATGGAATATATAAAAGAGGTATTTGCACAATCAGATAGACAATGTATTCGGGTTTATCAGGCTTATAATCCAGTAATTGCAAAAGAAGCAGTTGCCTTACAGACTTTTGGCGAAAACTTTAATCTCAATCGCATGACATGGATAAAACCTTCCTTTTTGTGGATGATGTATCGGTCTAATTGGGGAACAAAGAAAAATCAGGAATGTATTTTGGCTTTGGATGTATATATGGAAAAATTTAATGAATTGTTGAGGGAAGCGGTGCTAACTTCACCAGACTCAATGATTTACAAAGGTTCAACTCAATGGGAAAAAGCATTTGAGGAAACAACAGTTTATTGCCAATGGGATCCCGATAGAAATGTAAATGGCAATTCCATAAATCGTGCAGCAATTCAAATCGGTCTAAAAGGAACCACTTTAAAAGAATTTCTGGCCGATGGAATTTACCGCATTGAGGATTTGACACCGCTTGTGAAGAAATGGAATGTACAGCGAAAGCAGGGAAAACTAAACTCTAAAAATTTACCAATAGAAAGAATTTACCCTATTAAAAACAACGAAATTAGAATAAGGCTGGATATGTGA